A window from Citrus sinensis cultivar Valencia sweet orange chromosome 5, DVS_A1.0, whole genome shotgun sequence encodes these proteins:
- the LOC102618313 gene encoding kinesin-like protein KIN-4C: MKKTNRRSRQTSAVDSSSSSLSQSPAVDDKEHYEKRVHELEQENNTLKREIEELRFKVASVSSTPDVAAQKLKEAHLEKMNALEGQVLELKKKLELQFQFSTQKPKGDEAAKRFQDEIQKLRVQKVQLQCKLKLEAVQFRLCKASLQKEIFQLMKENRRNEYELHLLSALNQRLKLVLQRKTKEAFEATKRLKELLESRKALTHRTAGSKTGNHSQFQSIEHELEVTVQVQKVSSEYEHELEEMAGVINKLKLEAEMLKEENSRCLLEDGEFDPGVKDSEFSDLKEEVARLSNLISQMAVPKAEIIHNKSEVGQAQSSASVGSSTNLLETDTSESEFSGVVVAAMVKPASGVCCSCSKKSSCKTSKCECRVSGGSCGTSCGCAANKCTNRELGSVETEMTSSLTSEGAMLLQNSLIEKPLETKDDCCTRKQPLREIGNKLIKSISLKPGHRKKGQKTVSEHHNIDSPC, from the exons ATGAAGAAGACGAATCGACGATCAAGGCAAACGAGTGCCGTCGATTCGTCATCGTCATCTTTATCACAATCACCAGCCGTTGACGATAAGGAACATTACGAGAAGAGAGTTCATGAGTTGGAGCAAGAGAACAACACTCTTAAG AGGGAAATTGAGGAACTGAGGTTCAAAGTGGCCAGTGTTTCATCAACTCCTGATGTTGCTGCTCAAAAGCTCAAGGAAGCTCATCTTGAAAAGATGAATGCTCTTGAAGGGCAG GTTTTGGAGCTAAAAAAGAAACTAGAACTACAGTTTCAATTTTCAACACAAAAACCTAAAGGTGATGAGGCAGCAAAGCGGTTTCAGGATGAGATTCAGAAGTTAAGGGTTCAAAAG gtACAACTCCAGTGCAAGCTCAAGCTAGAGGCTGTGCAGTTTAGGTTGTGCAAGGCTTCGctacagaaggaaatatttcaG CTTATGAAAGAGAACAGAAGAAATGAGTATGAGTTGCATTTGTTATCAGCTTTAAACCAGAGGCTGAAGTTG GTTTTGCAGCGTAAAACCAAAGAAGCTTTTGAGGCTACGAAGCGACTAAAAGAGCTGTTAGAATCTCGGAAGGCCTTGACTCACAGAACAGCTG GTTCTAAAACTGGCAATCATTCCCAATTTCAG AGCATTGAGCATGAGCTAGAAGTCACAGTACAAGTTCAGAAAGTATCTTCTGAGTATGAACATGAACTGGAAGA GATGGCTGGTGTGATAAACAAACTCAAATTAGAAGCAGAGATGCTGAAGGAAGAAAATTCTAG GTGCCTATTAGAGGATGGCGAATTTGACCCTGGAGTGAAGGATTCAGAGTTCTCTGACCTAAAAGAAGAAGTAGCCAGactaagtaatttaattagtcAAATGGCGGTGCCTAAGGCagaaataattcataataagtCCGAG GTAGGTCAGGCTCAATCTTCTGCATCTGTCGGGAGCAGTACCAATTTACTGGAAACTGATACTTCTGAATCAGAGTTTTCTGGGGTAGTTGTTGCTGCAATGGTGAAGCCTGCATCTGGAGTGTGCTGCTCCTGTAGCAAAAAGTCATCGTGCAAGACCTCAAAATGTGAATGCCGGGTCTCTGGGGGCAGTTGTGGGACTTCCTGTGGCTGTGCGGCAAACAAATGCACCAATAGGGAATTGGGGTCTGTTGAAACAGAGATGACCAGCAGTTTGACTTCTGAAGGTGCAATGCTACTTCAGAATTCCCTTATCGAGAAACCTCTGGAGACGAAGGATGATTGTTGCACGAGAAAGCAGCCATTACGGGAGATTGGAAACAAATTG
- the LOC102619187 gene encoding kinesin-like protein KIN-4C yields MENSEARDSSQCVRVAVNIRPLITSELLIGCTDCITVVPGEPQVQIGSHAFTYDYVYGSTASPSTAIYDDCVAPLVEALVHGYNATVLAYGQTGSGKTYTMGTNYSGEGSNSGIIPKVMDNIFRRVETMKDSTEFLIRVSFIEIFKEEVFDLLDANSTNLNKGESASVLKPVTRVPIQIRETVNGGITLAGVTEPEVRSKEEMASFLSRGSLSRATGSTNMNSQSSRSHAIFTITMEQKKIARCQNGVTTDDVGDDILCAKLHLVDLAGSERAKRTGADGLRFKEGIHINKGLLALGNVISALGDEKKRKEGGHVPYRDSKLTRLLQDSLGGNSKTVMIACVSPADTNAEETLNTLKYANRARNIQNRAVINRDPMAAQMQRMRSQIEQLQAELLFYRNDSGAPFDELQILKHKVTLLEASNQELQRELQERRLTCQHLTQRALDAQVEKDKLVMKIESARNGKSWDEIESDSNQDVDLLKNYVSKIQELEGELLRVKSTHNSKRSRNADSVDTDDDGFRSKNGLFPSLNEFSADCDSKVEDISDEIEDEEKELEHSSLQEKLDRELKELDKKLEQKEAEMKRFTGADTSVLKQHYEKKVLELEQEKKILQKEIEELRHNLSNISSAPGDSAQKLKEEYLQKLNILEAQVAELKKKQDAQAQLLRQKQKSDEAAKRLQDEIQRIKSQKVHLQQKIKQESEQFRMWKASREKEVLQLKKEGRRNEYEMHKLLALNQRQKMVLQRKTEEASMATKRLKELLESRKASSRETSGAGNGNGLGIQALMQAIEHELEVTVRVHEVRSEYERQMEERARMANEVARLKEESEQANLSNCPEMMSPGARSSRIFALENMLAATSSTLVSMASQLSEAEERERVFSGRGRWNQVRALTEAKNIMNYLFNLASSSRCSLRDKEVECREKAAEIRDLKEKVVRISSLARQLESQKGELIHQLKLQSSALKTLSTMPDVFNNHDLNGGHKYDLRRLGQRSSIMFLEDMDTSESEHSDRDSADDEWVCPNRRVKKRISKNGNRAGSGQFGDDSGNLSLDSSGEGITGGKQNAKSGLCCTCSKSSLCKTNKCQCRAAGGACKASCGCSSTKCSNREAIIIKEDELSKPNMASEQSGQGADETDKDHALVTHGAMLLQNALIERPADTDEDGGARRKPLSDIGNTLVKSNAPKPNQRKKWRKSTIQLVPVAPPSSQPQETTDVQKPENSTSETDIPLKLPRAMRSATSNGSNLLRERNVDQAEESVNKELSVLPQSSPARPKRATEEKENCSR; encoded by the exons ATGGAGAATTCGGAGGCGAGGGATTCTTCACAATGTGTGAGGGTCGCCGTTAATATTCGACCTCTCATCACTTCCGAGCTCCTGATTGGCTGTACCGATTGCATTACAGTCGTTCCCGGCGAGCCTCAG GTCCAGATAGGGTCTCATGCATTCACTTATGATTACGTGTACGGTAGTACAGCTTCGCCGTCAACAGCCATTTATGACGATTGTGTGGCTCCTTTAGTCGAAGCACTTGTTCACGGCTATAACGCTACCGTTTTAGCTTATGGGCAG ACGGGTTCCGGGAAAACCTATACAATGGGGACTAACTATAGTGGAGAAGGAAGTAATTCTGGTATTATACCAAAAGTAATGGACAATATTTTCAGAAGAGTGGAGACCATGAAAGATTCTACAGAATTTTTGATTAGGGTGTCATTTATCGAG ATATTCAAGGAAGAAGTGTTTGATCTGCTTGATgcaaattcaacaaatttaaataaaggtGAGAGTGCTTCTGTGCTCAAGCCAGTTACGCGGGTTCCTATACAAATTAGAGAAACTGTAAATGGAGGGATAACACTAGCTGGCGTGACTGAGCCAGAAGTTAGATCAAAAGAAGAAATGgcttctttcttatcaagagGTTCTTTATCCCGAGCTACTGGGAGTACTAACATGAATAGTCAATCAAG TCGGTCACATGCTATTTTTACTATCACAATGGAGCAAAAGAAAATAGCTCGCTGCCAAAATGGAGTAACAACTGATGATGTTGGTGATGACATATTATGTGCAAAACTTCATTTAGTAGACCTTGCTGGTTCTGAGCGTGCAAAACGAACAGGTGCTGATGGCTTGCGTTTCAAAGAAG GCATTCATATTAATAAGGGTTTACTAGCTCTTGGCAATGTGATAAGTGCTTTGGGAGATGAGAAGAAGCGGAAAGAAGGTGGTCACGTTCCATACCGAGACAGCAAGTTGACACGCTTGTTGCAG gaTTCTCTTGGAGGAAACAGCAAAACTGTGATGATTG CCTGTGTTAGTCCTGCCGACACAAATGCTGAGGAGACTTTAAACACTTTGAAGTATGCAAATCGGGCTCGCAACATCCAAAACAGAGCAGTT ATCAATCGTGATCCAATGGCAGCTCAGATGCAAAGAATGAGAAGTCAAATTGAACAGTTGCAGGCTGAACTTCTATTTTATCGTAATGATTCCGGTGCGCCATTTGATGAATTACAG ATTCTCAAGCACAAAGTTACTTTACTTGAAGCAAGCAATCAAGAGCTACAGCGAGAGCTTCAAGAACGTAGACTAACTTGCCAGCATTTAACACAGCGTGCTCTTGATGCTCAG gtTGAAAAGGACAAACTAGTCATGAAAATTGAATCAGCCCGGAATGGCAAATCATGGGATGAGATAGAAAGTGATTCAAATCAG gATGTAGatttgttgaaaaattatgtttcaaaaattcaagaattagaAGGAGAACTGTTACGTGTCAAGAGCACACACAACTCCAAACGTAGTCGAAATGCTGATTCTGTTGATACTGATGACGATGGATTCCGCTCAAAGAATGGGCTATTTCCTTCTTTAAATGAGTTTTCAGCTGATTGTGATTCCAAGGTTGAGGACATCTCAG atgaaattgaagatgaagaaaaggaGCTTGAACACTCTTCTCTTCAAGAAAAATTGGACAGGGAGCTCAAGGAGTTGGACAAAAAACTTGAACAAAAGGAG GCTGAGATGAAGCGTTTTACTGGTGCTGATACATCAGTTCTCAAGCAACATTATGAGAAGAAAGTGCTAGAGTTGgaacaagagaagaaaattttgcAG AAAGAAATTGAGGAACTTAGGCACAATCTTTCAAATATATCATCTGCTCCTGGTGATAGTGCTCAAAAGTTAAAGGAAGAGTATCTTCAGAAGTTGAACATCCTTGAAGCACAG GTTGCAGAGTTGAAGAAAAAACAAGATGCCCAAGCTCAACTCTTgagacaaaaacaaaaaagtgatgaAGCAGCAAAAAGACTACAAGATGAAATTCAGAGAATTAAGTCtcaaaag GTTCACCTGCAACAGAAAATTAAGCAAGAGTCCGAGCAATTCAGAATGTGGAAGGCATCAAGAGAAAAGGAAGTTCTTCAA CTTAAGAAAGAAGGAAGGAGGAATGAGTATGAGATGCATAAGTTATTAGCTCTAAACCAGAGGCAAAAAATG GTTTTGCAAAGAAAGACAGAAGAGGCTTCAATGGCTACAAAAAGGCTAAAAGAACTCCTGGAATCTAGAAAAGCTTCTTCACGTGAAACCTCtg GTGCTGGAAATGGGAATGGACTTGGAATTCAG GCTTTGATGCAGGCAATTGAGCATGAACTTGAAGTCACTGTGCGGGTGCATGAAGTTCGTTCCGAGTATGAGCGTCAAATGGAAGA GAGAGCTAGGATGGCCAACGAGGTCGCAAGGTTGAAGGAAGAATCAGAGCAGGCTAACTTGAG TAATTGTCCAGAAATGATGTCTCCTGGTGCCAGAAGTTCAAGAATATTTGCACTCGAGAACATGCTTGCTGCTACTTCTAGTACTCTAGTTTCTATGGCATCACAACTGTCAGAAGCAGAAGAGCGTGAGCGCGTTTTCAGTGGTAGAGGACGTTGGAACCAAGTTCGGGCCCTTACCGaagcaaaaaatattatgaattatcttttcaatttgGCATCCTCCTCCAG ATGCTCATTACGAGATAAAGAAGTTGAGTGTAGAGAGAAGGCCGCAGAAATAAGGGATCTAAAGGAGAAAGTAGTGAGAATTAGCAGTTTGGCTAGACAACTTGAGTCGCAGAAGGGTGAACTAATTCATCAGTTGAAGCTGCAG AGCTCTGCCTTGAAAACGTTGTCCACAATGCCAGATGTGTTTAATAACCATGACTTGAATGGTGGACACAAGTATGACTTGCGTAGACTG GGACAACGGAGCTCAATAATGTTTTTGGAGGACATGGACACATCAGAATCAGAACATTCAGACAGAGATTCAGCTGACGATGAGTGGGTATGCCCAAATAGGCGAGTTAAAAAACGAATTTCCAAAAATGGCAATCGTGCAGGTTCAGGCCAGTTTGGTGATGATTCAGGAAATCTTAGTTTAGACTCTTCGGGTGAGGGAATTACCGGGGGTAAACAGAACGCTAAATCTGGTCTTTGTTGCACATGTTCCAAGAGTTCCTTgtgcaaaacaaacaaatgccAATGCCGAGCAGCTGGTGGTGCTTGTAAGGCATCATGTGGATGTTCATCTACAAAGTGCTCCAACAGGGAAGCTATTATTATCAAGGAGGATGAATTATCAAAGCCAAACATGGCCAGTGAGCAGAGTGGTCAAGGAGCTGATGAAACAGATAAAGATCATGCTCTTGTGACTCATGGTGCAATGCTACTTCAGAATGCTTTGATTGAGAGACCTGCTGATACAGATGAAGATGGTGGGGCAAGAAGGAAGCCTCTATCTGATATTGGTAACACATTG GTAAAATCTAATGCACCAAAACCAAATCAGAGAAAGAAGTGGCGAAAGTCTACTATTCAGCTCGTTCCTGTCGCCCCACCTTCCTCCCAGCCACAGGAAACCACTGATGTTCAAAAGCCAGAGAACAGCACAAGTGAAACTGACATTCCATTGAAGTTACCTAGGGCGATGCGATCAGCCACATCAAATGGTAGCAACTTGTTGAGAGAAAGGAATGTTGATCAAGCAGAAGAGTCAGTTAACAAAGAGCTTAGTGTGCTTCCTCAAAGTAGCCCTGCTCGGCCAAAAAGAGCCacagaagagaaagagaactGCAGCCGTTAA
- the LOC102620139 gene encoding mechanosensitive ion channel protein 3, chloroplastic-like isoform X2: MTCSSTMQLSQEFNIYNKFGCSNLYTTGKGRLVHINLSSLAMRRDAWGLNLLSHLCGPLNPISTKCNVFICRSVLAPGGIDIPVLKSAAAAVLTRSYDTLRGNPVILRLIPAAALVAFAAWGLVPLVRLGRTIFLNRTDGSWKRSHTHYVLTSYLQPLLLWTGVTLICRELDPLVLPSETSQGVKQRVLNFVRSLSTVLAFAYCLSSLIQQIQKFLTETNDADSTDARNMGFNFAGKAVYTAVWVAAVSLFMELLGFSTQRWLTAGGLGTVLLTLAGREIFTNFLSSVMIHATQPFVINEWIQTKIQGYEVSGTVEHVGWWSPTIIRGDDREAVHIPNHKFTVNVVRNLSQKTHWRIKTYLAISHLDVHKVNSIVADMRKVLAKNPQIEQQRLHRRVFLENINPENQSLNILVSCFVKTSRFEEYLCVKEAILLDLLRVISHHRARLATPIRTVQKIYSEPDLENIPFADTIFTHSRAAANRPFLLIEPSYKISSDDKIKASTRAARNEEKDTKVKPTSKSDSEAHSQAGLVSTPDYKEGKAIPTSTSTPGLKPQSGSLLPDSSVHEEQQKRGSEDPRKRSGSQNSEDTDRGAMSEKSVTNAESGSEKTDIPSAIPPANQDIEGSVASQSVARTPLEENIVLGVALEGSKRTLPIEEDMTSSSVPAESKELAASRNGSRKEKKDGQTPTVPGANQDAEEIACS; the protein is encoded by the exons ATGACTTGTTCCAGCACCATGCAATTGTCTCAggaatttaatatatataataaattcgGATGCAGTAACCTCTATACC ACAGGAAAAGGCCGATTAGTTCACATCAATCTGTCATCACTCGCTATG CGGCGGGATGCTTGGGGTCTTAATCTTTTAAGTCATTTATGTGGGCCGCTAAATCCAATATCTACCAAGTGCAATGTTTTTATCTGCCGATCTGTTTTAGCACCAGGTGGAATTGATATTCCTGTTTTGAaatctgctgctgctgcagtTTTGACAAG GTCATATGATACATTGCGTGGAAACCCTGTGATACTACGATTGATCCCTGCAGCTGCTCTTGTTGCTTTTGCTGCATGGGGTCTTGTGCCACTTGTTCGTCTGGGCAGGACTATATTTCTCAAt agAACTGATGGTAGCTGGAAGAGAAGTCATACACATTACGTTTTGACCTCTTATCTTCAACCATTGTTGCTATGGACTGGGGTAACACTTATCTGCAG AGAATTAGATCCACTAGTTTTACCTTCAGAAACAAGCCAGGGTGTTAAGCAAcgggttttgaattttgtacGATCCTTGTCAACTGTGCTGGCATTTGCTTATTGTTTATCAAG CTTGattcaacaaattcaaaaattcttAACAGAGACCAATGATGCGGACTCCACCGATGCAAGAAAT ATGGGCTTCAATTTTGCTGGGAAAGCTGTTTATACGGCAGTGTGGGTTGCTGCTGTATCATTGTTCATGGAGTTACTTGGTTTCTCTACCCAGAGGTGGCTTACTGCTGGAGGCCTTGGTACTGTATTGCTCACCCTTGCTGGTCGTGAG ATATTTACAAACTTCCTTTCAAGTGTAATGATCCACGCGACGCAGCCATTTGTTATCAATGAATGGATCCAAACCAAGATTCAAGGCTATGAAGTTTCTGGCACTGTTGAG CATGTGGGTTGGTGGTCACCCACAATTATAAGAGGAGATGATCGCGAAGCAGTACACATCCCAAATCACAAATTCACTGTTAATGTGGTGAGGAATCTTAGCCAGAAGACTCATTGGCGCATCAAGACTTACCTTGCCATCAGTCACTTGGATGTCCATAAAGTTAAT AGCATTGTAGCAGACATGCGCAAAGTGTTGGCCAAAAATCCTCAAATAGAGCAGCAGAGGTTGCACCGAAGAGTCTTTTTGGAAAATATCAACCCGGAAAACCAGTCTCTTAAT ATTCTGGTATCTTGCTTTGTGAAGACCTCACGTTTTGAAGAGTATCTTTGTGTCAAG GAAGCAATACTCTTGGATCTTCTTCGTGTTATCAGCCATCATAGGGCCCGGCTGGCCACTCCTATCCGCACAGTTCAAAAAATTTACAGTGAGCCTGACTTGGAGAACATTCCGTTTGCTGACACGATTTTCACTCATTCAAGAGCAGCTGCAAACCGTCCGTTTCTACTTATTGAACCTTCCTATAAAATCAGTAgtgatgataaaattaaagctTCAACTCGTGCAGCACGAAATGAAGAAAAGGATACGAAGGTTAAACCAACCTCAAAATCTGATTCTGAGGCACATTCACAGGCTGGATTGGTATCAACTCCTGACTACAAAGAGGGCAAGGCAATACCGACATCTACCTCTACTCCCGGCTTGAAGCCCCAAAGTGGCAGTTTGTTGCCAGATAGTTCAGTTCATGAAGAACAGCAGAAGCGGGGAAGTGAAGATCCGAGGAAGAGAAGTGGGTCACAAAATTCCGAAGACACCGATCGAGGGGCAATGTCTGAGAAATCTGTTACTAACGCTGAATCTGGCAGTGAAAAAACTGATATTCCTTCAGCCATTCCACCGGCAAATCAAGACATTGAGGGATCTGTTGCATCACAATCTGTAGCCAGGACTCCCTTGGAAGAGAATATTGTTCTTGGTGTTGCTCTAGAGGGCTCAAAAAGGACACTTCCAATTGAGGAAGACATGACATCATCTTCTGTCCCTGCGGAATCTAAAGAATTGGCTGCCAGCCGAAATGGGAGTCGTAAGGAGAAGAAAGATGGTCAGACACCAACAGTTCCAGGTGCCAATCAAG ATGCAGAAGAAATAGCATGCTCGTGA
- the LOC102620139 gene encoding mechanosensitive ion channel protein 3, chloroplastic-like isoform X1, with protein sequence MTCSSTMQLSQEFNIYNKFGCSNLYTRQTGKGRLVHINLSSLAMRRDAWGLNLLSHLCGPLNPISTKCNVFICRSVLAPGGIDIPVLKSAAAAVLTRSYDTLRGNPVILRLIPAAALVAFAAWGLVPLVRLGRTIFLNRTDGSWKRSHTHYVLTSYLQPLLLWTGVTLICRELDPLVLPSETSQGVKQRVLNFVRSLSTVLAFAYCLSSLIQQIQKFLTETNDADSTDARNMGFNFAGKAVYTAVWVAAVSLFMELLGFSTQRWLTAGGLGTVLLTLAGREIFTNFLSSVMIHATQPFVINEWIQTKIQGYEVSGTVEHVGWWSPTIIRGDDREAVHIPNHKFTVNVVRNLSQKTHWRIKTYLAISHLDVHKVNSIVADMRKVLAKNPQIEQQRLHRRVFLENINPENQSLNILVSCFVKTSRFEEYLCVKEAILLDLLRVISHHRARLATPIRTVQKIYSEPDLENIPFADTIFTHSRAAANRPFLLIEPSYKISSDDKIKASTRAARNEEKDTKVKPTSKSDSEAHSQAGLVSTPDYKEGKAIPTSTSTPGLKPQSGSLLPDSSVHEEQQKRGSEDPRKRSGSQNSEDTDRGAMSEKSVTNAESGSEKTDIPSAIPPANQDIEGSVASQSVARTPLEENIVLGVALEGSKRTLPIEEDMTSSSVPAESKELAASRNGSRKEKKDGQTPTVPGANQDAEEIACS encoded by the exons ATGACTTGTTCCAGCACCATGCAATTGTCTCAggaatttaatatatataataaattcgGATGCAGTAACCTCTATACC agaCAGACAGGAAAAGGCCGATTAGTTCACATCAATCTGTCATCACTCGCTATG CGGCGGGATGCTTGGGGTCTTAATCTTTTAAGTCATTTATGTGGGCCGCTAAATCCAATATCTACCAAGTGCAATGTTTTTATCTGCCGATCTGTTTTAGCACCAGGTGGAATTGATATTCCTGTTTTGAaatctgctgctgctgcagtTTTGACAAG GTCATATGATACATTGCGTGGAAACCCTGTGATACTACGATTGATCCCTGCAGCTGCTCTTGTTGCTTTTGCTGCATGGGGTCTTGTGCCACTTGTTCGTCTGGGCAGGACTATATTTCTCAAt agAACTGATGGTAGCTGGAAGAGAAGTCATACACATTACGTTTTGACCTCTTATCTTCAACCATTGTTGCTATGGACTGGGGTAACACTTATCTGCAG AGAATTAGATCCACTAGTTTTACCTTCAGAAACAAGCCAGGGTGTTAAGCAAcgggttttgaattttgtacGATCCTTGTCAACTGTGCTGGCATTTGCTTATTGTTTATCAAG CTTGattcaacaaattcaaaaattcttAACAGAGACCAATGATGCGGACTCCACCGATGCAAGAAAT ATGGGCTTCAATTTTGCTGGGAAAGCTGTTTATACGGCAGTGTGGGTTGCTGCTGTATCATTGTTCATGGAGTTACTTGGTTTCTCTACCCAGAGGTGGCTTACTGCTGGAGGCCTTGGTACTGTATTGCTCACCCTTGCTGGTCGTGAG ATATTTACAAACTTCCTTTCAAGTGTAATGATCCACGCGACGCAGCCATTTGTTATCAATGAATGGATCCAAACCAAGATTCAAGGCTATGAAGTTTCTGGCACTGTTGAG CATGTGGGTTGGTGGTCACCCACAATTATAAGAGGAGATGATCGCGAAGCAGTACACATCCCAAATCACAAATTCACTGTTAATGTGGTGAGGAATCTTAGCCAGAAGACTCATTGGCGCATCAAGACTTACCTTGCCATCAGTCACTTGGATGTCCATAAAGTTAAT AGCATTGTAGCAGACATGCGCAAAGTGTTGGCCAAAAATCCTCAAATAGAGCAGCAGAGGTTGCACCGAAGAGTCTTTTTGGAAAATATCAACCCGGAAAACCAGTCTCTTAAT ATTCTGGTATCTTGCTTTGTGAAGACCTCACGTTTTGAAGAGTATCTTTGTGTCAAG GAAGCAATACTCTTGGATCTTCTTCGTGTTATCAGCCATCATAGGGCCCGGCTGGCCACTCCTATCCGCACAGTTCAAAAAATTTACAGTGAGCCTGACTTGGAGAACATTCCGTTTGCTGACACGATTTTCACTCATTCAAGAGCAGCTGCAAACCGTCCGTTTCTACTTATTGAACCTTCCTATAAAATCAGTAgtgatgataaaattaaagctTCAACTCGTGCAGCACGAAATGAAGAAAAGGATACGAAGGTTAAACCAACCTCAAAATCTGATTCTGAGGCACATTCACAGGCTGGATTGGTATCAACTCCTGACTACAAAGAGGGCAAGGCAATACCGACATCTACCTCTACTCCCGGCTTGAAGCCCCAAAGTGGCAGTTTGTTGCCAGATAGTTCAGTTCATGAAGAACAGCAGAAGCGGGGAAGTGAAGATCCGAGGAAGAGAAGTGGGTCACAAAATTCCGAAGACACCGATCGAGGGGCAATGTCTGAGAAATCTGTTACTAACGCTGAATCTGGCAGTGAAAAAACTGATATTCCTTCAGCCATTCCACCGGCAAATCAAGACATTGAGGGATCTGTTGCATCACAATCTGTAGCCAGGACTCCCTTGGAAGAGAATATTGTTCTTGGTGTTGCTCTAGAGGGCTCAAAAAGGACACTTCCAATTGAGGAAGACATGACATCATCTTCTGTCCCTGCGGAATCTAAAGAATTGGCTGCCAGCCGAAATGGGAGTCGTAAGGAGAAGAAAGATGGTCAGACACCAACAGTTCCAGGTGCCAATCAAG ATGCAGAAGAAATAGCATGCTCGTGA